Genomic segment of Parageobacillus genomosp. 1:
CAAGTTTGCGGTTAGCCATTCGGATTGCCCATGTGTTAGGTGTTCCGGTGGAGAAACTTTTTATTGCTGATTAGTTTACCTATAACGAAACAGGAGGGAGAGATTTATGCAAACGAAAGAACGGTATCCACTTATACTTACCGCGAAACACGTTGCTGAAATTCTTGGCTGCAGCTTACGGATTGCTTACGAAATCATGGAACGGCCAGACTTCCCATTATTGCGAATTGGCCGGCATAAAAAAGTCAATCGCGAGGCGTTCTTCCGTTGGATGGAACGCGAAGCCCAATAAGGAGGTGAGAACGTGGAAGAAGCGATTCGCTACCGTATTGAGTTAATCAAGCGTTCCATGAACGATTATGCGGCAGAGCTTGCAAAGGAAATGGATGATCGCACAAAAGCATGGATTCATGGCCGCATTGCTGGATTAGAACACGAAATGAACACATTAGAAAACTTGCTGCTATCGTGGGAAGAGTACCAAAAATACGGAAACTGTATCCCATTTTAAGGAGGTGAGATGGTGAACGAAAAAGAGCGAAAAATTTTCAGTTATCTCAACCGTTGTTATGAAGAAGAAATGCGGATTCCCGATTTTGAAGAGATCGTCGAGCAAACCGGAGTAAAAACCGCCGACGGTGAGGAAGGCTTTTACGAAGTGCATAACGTGGTTCAGTCTTTCGTCGATATGCACGTGCTGGATGGCGTGACAATCGAATACAGCAGCCATTTGGAGGGAGTTGAGTATGACAACTGTATTAGAGGAACTGCAACGG
This window contains:
- a CDS encoding helix-turn-helix domain-containing protein; its protein translation is MQTKERYPLILTAKHVAEILGCSLRIAYEIMERPDFPLLRIGRHKKVNREAFFRWMEREAQ